CCACGCCCCGGGCGGCCAGCAAATGCTGCGGCATCTCGCTGATCGTACAGGAGGAGGATCTGGATAAGATCCGGGAATGTGTCCGGGAGCAGGGGATCGAGATCCTGAAGATCGTGGCCCTGGAGCGGGATATCAACGCAAACCGGGACCGGTATTGTTAGAAAAACAGACTGTTTGTATGAAAGCCCCTGGTTTCTGAGAATTTCTCTCAGAAATCAGGGGCTTTCGACTGCCTGCCGCTGGAAAATAGAGAAGGTTTGTGCTAAGATAAAAAACGAAGTGAAAAACAAACGGGAAATGGCGCTTGCAAATAGAAAAGGAGTGTTGACAATGACGAAAGTAGATGTTATCTCAGGATTCCTGGGAGCCGGGAAGACCACATTTATCAAAGAGCTGATCAATAAAGTCTTTGTGGGAGAGAAGCTGGTGCTGATCGAGAATGAATTTGGCGAGATCGGCATTGACGGCGGATTCTTAAAAGACGCAGGGATCGAGATCACGGAAATGAATTCCGGTTGTATCTGCTGCACCCTTGTGGGAGATTTCAGCAAGGCCCTGCAGAAGGTGCTGGAGGAATATCATCCGGACCGGGTGATCATCGAGCCATCCGGCGTGGGCAAGCTATCGGATATTGTGAAAGCCATCGAGGACGTAAAGCGGGACGCGGATATCGAGATCAGCGGCAGGATCACGGTGGTTGACGGAAAAAAGGCGAAGATGTATCTGAAGAATTTCGGGGAATTCTTCCAGGATCAAGTGGTCCACGCTTCCACCATCGTGATCAGCCGGACCCAGTCCATGACTCCGGAGAAGACCGAGGAGTGCGTGCATATGCTCCGGGAGGAAAATAAGGAGGCCGCCATTATCTCCACCCCCTGGGAGGAACTTGGCAAAGACGCCATCATCCGTGCGCTGGAGCATGGAGCCCAGATCGAGGACTTGCTGGAAGAGCACCATCATCATGAGCACGACCATGACCATGATCATTGCTGCGGTCATGACCATCATCACGATCACGAGCATGATCACTGCCACGACCATCATCACGATCACGAGCATGATCACTGCTGCGGTCATGACCATCACCATCATCACGCAGATGAAGTGTTTACAAGCTGGGGCAGAGAGACTGCCCACAGATATACGGAAGAGGAGCTGGACTTCCTTCTGAAGGCCCTGTCAGAGACGGAGGGCTACGGGACCATTCTCCGTTCCAAAGGGATCATTGGGCTGGCGGATGGAAGCTGGAAGCAGTTTGATCTGGTGCCGGAGGAATATGAGACCCGGGAAGGCCAGCCGGACTATACCGGCCGTATCTGCGTGATCGGTACAGATCTGAAAGAAGAGGAACTGGAGAAACTGTTCCACATTTAGAAAGGCGGGGATCATATGAGTACACCGGTATTTGTGTGTACAGGATTTTTAGACAGTGGGAAGACCACTCTTGTCAAGGATACGCTGATGGAGCAGGACTGGATCGAGCCGGGCCTGACCCTTCTGATCGTGTGCGAGGAAGGAGAAGAAGAATACTCCAAAGAATATCTGGAGGCTCATGAGATGGTGATGCTGACGGTGGAAGAACCGGAGCAGCTGAACCGGGAGTTCTTTGTCAACTGTGTGAAGAATTATCATCCCTCCCAGGTGGTCATCGAGTACAATGGAATGTGGAACCTGGGAGAGCTTCTGAGCAAGAAATATCCAAAAGGCTGGGAGATCCAGGGAATCTATTCTACTGTAAACGGAGAAACCCTGGACATGTATCTGAAGAACATGCGCAATCTTCTGATGGAGCAGCTGACAGAATCCAGCCTGATCGTGGTCAACCGCTGTGACCGGTCGGTGGACCGCTCCGGGTTCCGCCGGGCGCTGAAGGTGCAGAATCCTATGGCCCAGCTGATCTTCGAAGATCCGGATGGAAATATCATACAGCCGTCGGAAGAAGACCTGCCTTATGATATAAAAGGGAATAAGATTGTGATCGGCGATATGGACTTCGGGGTCTGGTACGCGGATGCCTACGATCATCCGGGGCTTTATCTTCACAAAGAGATCGAGTTTGTAGCCCAGGCGTTCCGTCCCAAGGGGATGGGGGAGGATATGTTTGTCCCGGTGCGCAAGATCATGACCTGCTGTGCCAACGATATGCGCTTTTACGGATATCCCTGCAAGGTTGAGAAAGGGACGAAGATCCCTCTTAAGAAATGGATCCGTGTGACCGCCCGGTTTGAGTTTGAGCCGGTGCCGCCCTATGGGAACCGGCAGCCCGTGCTCTACCTGGTCCGGATGGAGCCGGCGAAGAAGCCGGAAGAAGAAGTGGTATATCTGGGGTAAATTCAGGTTTGTCGCGCTGATTCTGTGAACAAAAAATTGCTCAGGGAAGTTCATATTCTTCCGCAGAATCATCCGGCCCCCGCCTTATCGCTAACTGTCCCGGTAAAAGCCTGGCATGAAAATTAAGCCGGACAGATTTCGATCCAGTATCCGTCCGGATCATTGATGAAATATACGCCCATCTCCAGGTTTTCAAAGCAGACGCAGTCCATTTCCCGGTGAAGGGCGAGGGCTGCGTCCATGTCGTCCACTTTCATTGCCAGGTGAGATTCGTTGTCTCCCAGATTGTAGGGCCGGTCCATAGCTCTTAACCAGGTCAGCTCCAGCAGATGGGGCGTGGTCTGGTCTCCCAGGAATACCAGCCTAAAGCTTCCGTCCTCTGCGGACTTCTCTTGGGTGACGGTGAGCCCAAGGGCTTTCTGATAGAATTCTATGGATTTATCCAGGTCAAAAACGTTGATATTGTTGTGGTAGAATGTAAATTTCATGTCTTAGTGATCCTCCTTTTCCCTCAGTGAATGAATATAAAATAAGTATATCATTGGTGGCGGAAGAAAAAAAGATGTGTTATAATCAGAAAATAACAGTTGGAATAGGAGAGGTTGCATGTCTGTTACAGTTGAAGTTCGGCTGGACGCCAAGTCCATGGCTGATTTTATGGTATATCACATTTTCACAGGGAGGGCAGGGATCCTGACCCTGGTCCTGGGCGGTCTGAATGTGGGCTTTGCCGTTACGTTTATATCCGGAGGAAGATTCGGGCTGGCGGGGATGTTCGTGGCGTTCGCGATCCTTGTGCTGGCAGGGATTCCCTATCTGATCCGCAAGAAGGTAATGAATCAGGTGGAGGCGTCGGAACGGCTGCGGGCGCCGATCCGGTATATCTTTGACGAGGAAGGGATCGAGACGGTGACGCCGGATGACAGCGGGAAGGCAGAGTGGGCCCATTTTACGAAAGCCCTTTCCAGGAAGAGGATCATCATCCTGTATGACGGAGAGCGGCACGCCATTGTGCTCCCGGTGGACGAGCTGGGAGACCAGTACCGTCCGGTGGTGGATATGATCCGCACACATATGCCGGCGCAGGCGATGAAGATCCGTCCGGTGAAGAACGAGCCGGGGATGGAGAAAGGAGCTTCCGATGATCAGGGAGACGAACAGTGAGAGAGAAACTTACGAACTGGGATTTGCCATGGGAAGGGAAGCCAGACCAGGGGAGGTTTATACCCTGATCGGAGACCTGGGCGTAGGCAAGACGGTTTTTACCAAAGGACTGGCGGCGGGGCTTGGGATCCAGGAGCCTGTCAGCAGTCCCACATTTACGATCCTGCAGGAATATGAGGAAGGGCGTCTGCCCTTCTATCATTTTGACGTCTACCGGATCGGGGATGTGGAAGAGATGGATGAGATCGGGTACGAGGATTATTTCTACGGAGACGGGGTCTGCCTTATCGAGTGGGCGGATCTGATCCGGGAGATCCTGCCGGAACATTATAAAGAGATCCGGATTGAGAAGGATCTGGACAAAGGATTTGATTATCGGAGGATCAGCATATGCGAATTCTAGCGCTGGACAGCTCAGGGCTGGTGGCGAGCGTGGCCCTGGTGGAAGGAGACGGCGACCTGCGAACGGAGCAGGTGATCGCGGAATATACGGTAAATTATAAGAAGACACATTCTCAGACGCTTCTGCCCATGCTGGATGAAATTGTCCGGATGACAGAGACGGATCTTGAGACGGTGGACGCCATTGCGGTGGCGGCGGGGCCG
This window of the Massilistercora timonensis genome carries:
- a CDS encoding DUF3343 domain-containing protein, translated to MENIQHYVLFPNHDNGMRLYRELKKMGLKATIAPTPRAASKCCGISLIVQEEDLDKIRECVREQGIEILKIVALERDINANRDRYC
- a CDS encoding YcxB family protein — encoded protein: MSVTVEVRLDAKSMADFMVYHIFTGRAGILTLVLGGLNVGFAVTFISGGRFGLAGMFVAFAILVLAGIPYLIRKKVMNQVEASERLRAPIRYIFDEEGIETVTPDDSGKAEWAHFTKALSRKRIIILYDGERHAIVLPVDELGDQYRPVVDMIRTHMPAQAMKIRPVKNEPGMEKGASDDQGDEQ
- a CDS encoding CobW family GTP-binding protein is translated as MTKVDVISGFLGAGKTTFIKELINKVFVGEKLVLIENEFGEIGIDGGFLKDAGIEITEMNSGCICCTLVGDFSKALQKVLEEYHPDRVIIEPSGVGKLSDIVKAIEDVKRDADIEISGRITVVDGKKAKMYLKNFGEFFQDQVVHASTIVISRTQSMTPEKTEECVHMLREENKEAAIISTPWEELGKDAIIRALEHGAQIEDLLEEHHHHEHDHDHDHCCGHDHHHDHEHDHCHDHHHDHEHDHCCGHDHHHHHADEVFTSWGRETAHRYTEEELDFLLKALSETEGYGTILRSKGIIGLADGSWKQFDLVPEEYETREGQPDYTGRICVIGTDLKEEELEKLFHI
- a CDS encoding GTP-binding protein; its protein translation is MSTPVFVCTGFLDSGKTTLVKDTLMEQDWIEPGLTLLIVCEEGEEEYSKEYLEAHEMVMLTVEEPEQLNREFFVNCVKNYHPSQVVIEYNGMWNLGELLSKKYPKGWEIQGIYSTVNGETLDMYLKNMRNLLMEQLTESSLIVVNRCDRSVDRSGFRRALKVQNPMAQLIFEDPDGNIIQPSEEDLPYDIKGNKIVIGDMDFGVWYADAYDHPGLYLHKEIEFVAQAFRPKGMGEDMFVPVRKIMTCCANDMRFYGYPCKVEKGTKIPLKKWIRVTARFEFEPVPPYGNRQPVLYLVRMEPAKKPEEEVVYLG
- a CDS encoding VOC family protein produces the protein MKFTFYHNNINVFDLDKSIEFYQKALGLTVTQEKSAEDGSFRLVFLGDQTTPHLLELTWLRAMDRPYNLGDNESHLAMKVDDMDAALALHREMDCVCFENLEMGVYFINDPDGYWIEICPA
- the tsaE gene encoding tRNA (adenosine(37)-N6)-threonylcarbamoyltransferase complex ATPase subunit type 1 TsaE; the protein is MIRETNSERETYELGFAMGREARPGEVYTLIGDLGVGKTVFTKGLAAGLGIQEPVSSPTFTILQEYEEGRLPFYHFDVYRIGDVEEMDEIGYEDYFYGDGVCLIEWADLIREILPEHYKEIRIEKDLDKGFDYRRISICEF